agaaataaatactttcaccaattattattttttttaaatggttccAAGCACATTCTGGCAAGCATGCTGTCAGAAAACTAACTATCTGTGACTCTTTCCATTATAACTTCTAATTGAATTTGGGAAACACACACTGCCAATCACTGGTCGCTAGAGTCTGAGGTCTAAATGTCTGATTAAAAACAGCCTCAAAGACATTCAGTTTACAATCccagaaaatgaagaaaaactgaaaatattatCATTTCAGAAGTTGGAATCAGAGAATCTGGTATTTTTCTATCAGGTGAATTTATTATGACAGCAACAAACAATTCATTGACTAACTAAAGTGTTGCCCTCGTATTGTTTTTTTGAGCAATCAGCTGTTTTAGCTCTtccatcaaacaaacaaacaaacatccccACTCTGTCGTCAGACATCATGCAGCCATGTTCAACATCAAagtacaacaaaacagaaaatgtctctGACCTTATCAAAGCCCATGGCACAGAGTTTGTCTATTTTGCGAGTGTAGTCTGGACTGGATACAGGAGCGCCTGCGTACACGTGAGACCACAGCCGCGCAGTCTGTTTGAACATTTCTGGGTTCTGCTTGTACTGAGGgtgcaaagaggaaaaaaagagacatactGCCAATACTGACCACAAatgaggaaagaaaacacattttaagaagtTTAATAACTCCAAAAGTTCctttgtttaaaagaaagacTACAACAAACTTCTCACCTGGTTTGCTACGACAGCATCCTGTGGATCATCTGGTTCTGCTGCAGCAAGGAGAGCCTGTAGAGACAACAGCACCGTCCGGAGGGTCATAGCAGCCGCCCTGTGGGGGGAAGCGAGGTTTAAAAGGTGGAGCAGAAAAGGGTGTTTTCACTCGAGTTTGACGCCCCGTGTAGGGAGGGACACGCAAGAACAATGTGAGGACCGAAGGTCAGGAACATTTCACTCACCACTGGTCTTTTAAAATGTCCAGACAGATCGCTCCTGTCACAGAACTGATATTAGGATGCCAGATCTTAGTGATGAAACGCACCTAAGAAAGCACGGAGTCAGAGGGACAAACAAGGGCATGGTTACAGAGAAATGGGAGGCAAGTGTGGGTTAGACTTTTATATGTAGAAGGcagtatgataaaaaaaaaaataataattaagatAACACAAGGCTGTAAACCATCTCAGATTTTTATACGGGTTCAAAAGTGAAAGTTGTCACTGTGACATGAACTCTGTGCAGTATTACAGAGCCATAAACTAAAATGCCTGATATTTATATATCATGTGTTCACCTCTGTAGTCAAAGTCAAAATAAGAAAAGCCTTTCTATTTCTCATCTGGTTTTTAATACACTTCTCACTATAAGGTTAAACAGATAGATGGTCGTATGTGACTCATGTCCTTGTAACGTTT
This window of the Labrus mixtus chromosome 2, fLabMix1.1, whole genome shotgun sequence genome carries:
- the ube2kb gene encoding ubiquitin-conjugating enzyme E2Kb (UBC1 homolog, yeast), with product MANIAVQRIKREFKEVVKSEETSKNQIKVDMVDENFTELRGEIAGPPDTPYEGGKYQLEIKIPETYPFNPPKVRFITKIWHPNISSVTGAICLDILKDQWAAAMTLRTVLLSLQALLAAAEPDDPQDAVVANQYKQNPEMFKQTARLWSHVYAGAPVSSPDYTRKIDKLCAMGFDKNAVIAALSSKSWDVETATELLLSN